In Falco cherrug isolate bFalChe1 chromosome 2, bFalChe1.pri, whole genome shotgun sequence, the following are encoded in one genomic region:
- the LOC102058812 gene encoding tRNA wybutosine-synthesizing protein 4 isoform X1 produces the protein MGRGRPGGPCPAAVQGTSGSSALSKCSAAARGYIQDRFLPLLVGRRRRRRAPLVHRGYYIRARAVDHCVQDFLLKTQRYPRTQILSLGAGFDSLYFRLKDVGLLHHTVVYEVDFLNVACQKAALIKRTKELSALVGDTGGEGLGVITFSGEDYKLLGVDLSELSELERALEEAGLDKEIPTLFIAEVVLTYMENSRSDALIQWAAEHFSQACFLLYEQMHPEDPFGRVMQQHFSQLNSTLHSLSKHPDCEAQRRRFLEKGWTECSVMDMNTFFTCCTPEDEQQRLQALEPFDEYEEWHLKCSHYFVLTASKGVEPSWTPLLSNMTVPHHEGPVRMAGSITAAVCAMHSEVSGLRRYGHHSVLIKPNVVLTTGGFGEEDGQHCRMRNFHVLIKHAGYWKAGCVKKKNPDKKWDERLYHTVSCLSNSLALVVGGRTSPASAGLGMLWLNFPETYNASDLGDITVDLLSVQPAAEPAALRWRHSTTEVMFKGEKYLFLYGGRSAMEPVLGDWYFLHTQELSCTVIPVEGPVPESRHSHSACSWKGGVLIAGGLGAAEQPLGSVFFLRELEHGFQWQTVETHPSLIPRYSHTAHVHDGKLLLVGGVWFHSSSVPGITVLDLMTGLCLDYTINVEQLEWPLMLHNHSSVFLPDEKELLIIGGGGNCFSFGTHLNPEPVSLSLSNILISH, from the exons ATGGGCcgcgggcggccgggcggccCGTGCCCCGCTGCC GTGCAGGGCACCAGCGGCAGCAGCGCCCTCAGCAAGTGctcggcggcggcgcggggctaCATCCAGGACCGGTTCCTGCCCCTCCTGgtggggcggcggcggcggcggcgggccccgCTTGTCCACCG GGGTTACTACATCCGTGCCCGTGCTGTAGATCACTGTGTTCAAGACTTTCTGCTGAAGACCCAGAGGTACCCTAGGACACAg ATCCTGTCTTTAGGTGCTGGCTTTGACTCCTTATACTTCCGTTTGAAGGACGTAGGTCTTCTGCATCACACTGTGGTATACGAGGTGGATTTCCTGAACGTGGCATGCCAAAAAGCTGCTCTGATCAAAAGAACGAAAGAGTTGTCAGCACTGGTGGGAGATACCGGAGGGGAAGGATTAG GAGTCATTACCTTTTCTGGAGAGGATTATAAATTACTGGGAGTGGATTTATCAGAGCTGTCTGAGCTGGAGAGAGCCCTGGAGGAAGCAGGACTGGACAAGGAAATTCCCACCctcttcatagcagaggtgGTGCTCACCTACATGGAAAACAGCAG GTCAGATGCCTTGATTCAGTGGGCAGCAGAGCATTTCTCTCAGGCATGCTTTCTGCTGTATGAGCAGATGCACCCAGAGGACCCTTTTGGACGTGTCATGCAGCAGCATTTTAGCCAGCTGAACTCTACACTTCATTCTTTGTCAAAGCACCCTGATTGTGAGGCACAGCGGAGGCGCTTTTTGGAAAAG GGTTGGACTGAGTGCAGTGTCATGGATATGAATACGTTTTTCACCTGTTGTACTCCAGAAGATGAGCAGCAAAGAttgcaggctctggagccttttgATGAATATGAG GAATGGCATCTCAAATGTTCCCATTACTTTGTCTTGACTGCGTCAAAGGGGGTGGAACCTTCCTGGACACCATTGTTATCCAATATGACAG TTCCTCATCATGAGGGTCCTGTCAGGATGGCTGGGAGTATCACTGCAGCAGTGTGTGCAATGCACTCTGAAGTTTCTGGCCTGAGACGTTACGGTCACCACTCTGTTCTTATAAAACCCAATGTGGTTCTCACCACTGGAGGCTTTGGGGAGGAGGATGGACAGCACTGCCGTATGAGAAATTTTCATGTGCTAATTAAGCATGCAGGCTACTGGAAAGCTGGCTGcgtgaaaaagaaaaaccctgaTAAAAAATGGG ATGAGCGGTTGTACCATACTGTGTCGTGTCTCTCGAACAGCCTGGCCCTGGTAGTAGGAGGACGAACATCCCCAGCGAGTGCAGGCTTGGGAATGTTGTGGCTAAATTTCCCTGAAACCTATAATGCCTCTGACCTAGGTGATATTACAGTGGACCTTTTAAgtgtgcagcctgctgctgaacCAGCTGCTTTGCGTTGGAGACACAGTACAACTGAAGTAATGTTCAAAG GTGAGAAGTATCTGTTTCTGTATGGTGGCCGCTCTGCTATGGAGCCTGTGCTAGGTGATTGGTATTTCCTGCACACTCAAGAACTTTCCTGCACTGTG ATTCCTGTTGAGGGTCCAGTACCAGAAAGCCGTCACTCTCACAgtgcctgcagctggaaggGAGGAGTGCTAATTGCAGGAGgtctgggagcagctgagcagcccttaggttcagttttctttctgagggAGCTTGAACATGGCTTTCAGTGGCAGACAGTAGAGACACACCCTTCTCTCATCCCAAG GTATTCACATACTGCACATGTGCATGATGGAAAACTTCTGCTTGTTGGTGGAGTGTGGTTTCACTCATCCTCTGTGCCAGGCATCACTGTTCTTGACTTAATGACTGGTCTCTGCTTGGACTATACGATTAATGTG
- the LOC102058812 gene encoding tRNA wybutosine-synthesizing protein 4 isoform X2 has translation MGRGRPGGPCPAAVQGTSGSSALSKCSAAARGYIQDRFLPLLVGRRRRRRAPLVHRGYYIRARAVDHCVQDFLLKTQRYPRTQDVGLLHHTVVYEVDFLNVACQKAALIKRTKELSALVGDTGGEGLGVITFSGEDYKLLGVDLSELSELERALEEAGLDKEIPTLFIAEVVLTYMENSRSDALIQWAAEHFSQACFLLYEQMHPEDPFGRVMQQHFSQLNSTLHSLSKHPDCEAQRRRFLEKGWTECSVMDMNTFFTCCTPEDEQQRLQALEPFDEYEEWHLKCSHYFVLTASKGVEPSWTPLLSNMTVPHHEGPVRMAGSITAAVCAMHSEVSGLRRYGHHSVLIKPNVVLTTGGFGEEDGQHCRMRNFHVLIKHAGYWKAGCVKKKNPDKKWDERLYHTVSCLSNSLALVVGGRTSPASAGLGMLWLNFPETYNASDLGDITVDLLSVQPAAEPAALRWRHSTTEVMFKGEKYLFLYGGRSAMEPVLGDWYFLHTQELSCTVIPVEGPVPESRHSHSACSWKGGVLIAGGLGAAEQPLGSVFFLRELEHGFQWQTVETHPSLIPRYSHTAHVHDGKLLLVGGVWFHSSSVPGITVLDLMTGLCLDYTINVEQLEWPLMLHNHSSVFLPDEKELLIIGGGGNCFSFGTHLNPEPVSLSLSNILISH, from the exons ATGGGCcgcgggcggccgggcggccCGTGCCCCGCTGCC GTGCAGGGCACCAGCGGCAGCAGCGCCCTCAGCAAGTGctcggcggcggcgcggggctaCATCCAGGACCGGTTCCTGCCCCTCCTGgtggggcggcggcggcggcggcgggccccgCTTGTCCACCG GGGTTACTACATCCGTGCCCGTGCTGTAGATCACTGTGTTCAAGACTTTCTGCTGAAGACCCAGAGGTACCCTAGGACACAg GACGTAGGTCTTCTGCATCACACTGTGGTATACGAGGTGGATTTCCTGAACGTGGCATGCCAAAAAGCTGCTCTGATCAAAAGAACGAAAGAGTTGTCAGCACTGGTGGGAGATACCGGAGGGGAAGGATTAG GAGTCATTACCTTTTCTGGAGAGGATTATAAATTACTGGGAGTGGATTTATCAGAGCTGTCTGAGCTGGAGAGAGCCCTGGAGGAAGCAGGACTGGACAAGGAAATTCCCACCctcttcatagcagaggtgGTGCTCACCTACATGGAAAACAGCAG GTCAGATGCCTTGATTCAGTGGGCAGCAGAGCATTTCTCTCAGGCATGCTTTCTGCTGTATGAGCAGATGCACCCAGAGGACCCTTTTGGACGTGTCATGCAGCAGCATTTTAGCCAGCTGAACTCTACACTTCATTCTTTGTCAAAGCACCCTGATTGTGAGGCACAGCGGAGGCGCTTTTTGGAAAAG GGTTGGACTGAGTGCAGTGTCATGGATATGAATACGTTTTTCACCTGTTGTACTCCAGAAGATGAGCAGCAAAGAttgcaggctctggagccttttgATGAATATGAG GAATGGCATCTCAAATGTTCCCATTACTTTGTCTTGACTGCGTCAAAGGGGGTGGAACCTTCCTGGACACCATTGTTATCCAATATGACAG TTCCTCATCATGAGGGTCCTGTCAGGATGGCTGGGAGTATCACTGCAGCAGTGTGTGCAATGCACTCTGAAGTTTCTGGCCTGAGACGTTACGGTCACCACTCTGTTCTTATAAAACCCAATGTGGTTCTCACCACTGGAGGCTTTGGGGAGGAGGATGGACAGCACTGCCGTATGAGAAATTTTCATGTGCTAATTAAGCATGCAGGCTACTGGAAAGCTGGCTGcgtgaaaaagaaaaaccctgaTAAAAAATGGG ATGAGCGGTTGTACCATACTGTGTCGTGTCTCTCGAACAGCCTGGCCCTGGTAGTAGGAGGACGAACATCCCCAGCGAGTGCAGGCTTGGGAATGTTGTGGCTAAATTTCCCTGAAACCTATAATGCCTCTGACCTAGGTGATATTACAGTGGACCTTTTAAgtgtgcagcctgctgctgaacCAGCTGCTTTGCGTTGGAGACACAGTACAACTGAAGTAATGTTCAAAG GTGAGAAGTATCTGTTTCTGTATGGTGGCCGCTCTGCTATGGAGCCTGTGCTAGGTGATTGGTATTTCCTGCACACTCAAGAACTTTCCTGCACTGTG ATTCCTGTTGAGGGTCCAGTACCAGAAAGCCGTCACTCTCACAgtgcctgcagctggaaggGAGGAGTGCTAATTGCAGGAGgtctgggagcagctgagcagcccttaggttcagttttctttctgagggAGCTTGAACATGGCTTTCAGTGGCAGACAGTAGAGACACACCCTTCTCTCATCCCAAG GTATTCACATACTGCACATGTGCATGATGGAAAACTTCTGCTTGTTGGTGGAGTGTGGTTTCACTCATCCTCTGTGCCAGGCATCACTGTTCTTGACTTAATGACTGGTCTCTGCTTGGACTATACGATTAATGTG
- the LOC102058812 gene encoding tRNA wybutosine-synthesizing protein 4 isoform X3, with protein sequence MGRGRPGGPCPAAVQGTSGSSALSKCSAAARGYIQDRFLPLLVGRRRRRRAPLVHRGYYIRARAVDHCVQDFLLKTQRYPRTQILSLGAGFDSLYFRLKDVGLLHHTVVYEVDFLNVACQKAALIKRTKELSALVGDTGGEGLGVITFSGEDYKLLGVDLSELSELERALEEAGLDKEIPTLFIAEVVLTYMENSRSDALIQWAAEHFSQACFLLYEQMHPEDPFGRVMQQHFSQLNSTLHSLSKHPDCEAQRRRFLEKGWTECSVMDMNTFFTCCTPEDEQQRLQALEPFDEYEEWHLKCSHYFVLTASKGVEPSWTPLLSNMTVPHHEGPVRMAGSITAAVCAMHSEVSGLRRYGHHSVLIKPNVVLTTGGFGEEDGQHCRMRNFHVLIKHAGYWKAGCVKKKNPDKKWDERLYHTVSCLSNSLALVVGGRTSPASAGLGMLWLNFPETYNASDLGDITVDLLSVQPAAEPAALRWRHSTTEVMFKGEKYLFLYGGRSAMEPVLGDWYFLHTQELSCTVIPVEGPVPESRHSHSACSWKGGVLIAGGLGAAEQPLGSVFFLRELEHGFQWQTVETHPSLIPRYSHTAHVHDGKLLLVGGVWFHSSSVPGITVLDLMTGLCLDYTINVAACVHLADLAAFS encoded by the exons ATGGGCcgcgggcggccgggcggccCGTGCCCCGCTGCC GTGCAGGGCACCAGCGGCAGCAGCGCCCTCAGCAAGTGctcggcggcggcgcggggctaCATCCAGGACCGGTTCCTGCCCCTCCTGgtggggcggcggcggcggcggcgggccccgCTTGTCCACCG GGGTTACTACATCCGTGCCCGTGCTGTAGATCACTGTGTTCAAGACTTTCTGCTGAAGACCCAGAGGTACCCTAGGACACAg ATCCTGTCTTTAGGTGCTGGCTTTGACTCCTTATACTTCCGTTTGAAGGACGTAGGTCTTCTGCATCACACTGTGGTATACGAGGTGGATTTCCTGAACGTGGCATGCCAAAAAGCTGCTCTGATCAAAAGAACGAAAGAGTTGTCAGCACTGGTGGGAGATACCGGAGGGGAAGGATTAG GAGTCATTACCTTTTCTGGAGAGGATTATAAATTACTGGGAGTGGATTTATCAGAGCTGTCTGAGCTGGAGAGAGCCCTGGAGGAAGCAGGACTGGACAAGGAAATTCCCACCctcttcatagcagaggtgGTGCTCACCTACATGGAAAACAGCAG GTCAGATGCCTTGATTCAGTGGGCAGCAGAGCATTTCTCTCAGGCATGCTTTCTGCTGTATGAGCAGATGCACCCAGAGGACCCTTTTGGACGTGTCATGCAGCAGCATTTTAGCCAGCTGAACTCTACACTTCATTCTTTGTCAAAGCACCCTGATTGTGAGGCACAGCGGAGGCGCTTTTTGGAAAAG GGTTGGACTGAGTGCAGTGTCATGGATATGAATACGTTTTTCACCTGTTGTACTCCAGAAGATGAGCAGCAAAGAttgcaggctctggagccttttgATGAATATGAG GAATGGCATCTCAAATGTTCCCATTACTTTGTCTTGACTGCGTCAAAGGGGGTGGAACCTTCCTGGACACCATTGTTATCCAATATGACAG TTCCTCATCATGAGGGTCCTGTCAGGATGGCTGGGAGTATCACTGCAGCAGTGTGTGCAATGCACTCTGAAGTTTCTGGCCTGAGACGTTACGGTCACCACTCTGTTCTTATAAAACCCAATGTGGTTCTCACCACTGGAGGCTTTGGGGAGGAGGATGGACAGCACTGCCGTATGAGAAATTTTCATGTGCTAATTAAGCATGCAGGCTACTGGAAAGCTGGCTGcgtgaaaaagaaaaaccctgaTAAAAAATGGG ATGAGCGGTTGTACCATACTGTGTCGTGTCTCTCGAACAGCCTGGCCCTGGTAGTAGGAGGACGAACATCCCCAGCGAGTGCAGGCTTGGGAATGTTGTGGCTAAATTTCCCTGAAACCTATAATGCCTCTGACCTAGGTGATATTACAGTGGACCTTTTAAgtgtgcagcctgctgctgaacCAGCTGCTTTGCGTTGGAGACACAGTACAACTGAAGTAATGTTCAAAG GTGAGAAGTATCTGTTTCTGTATGGTGGCCGCTCTGCTATGGAGCCTGTGCTAGGTGATTGGTATTTCCTGCACACTCAAGAACTTTCCTGCACTGTG ATTCCTGTTGAGGGTCCAGTACCAGAAAGCCGTCACTCTCACAgtgcctgcagctggaaggGAGGAGTGCTAATTGCAGGAGgtctgggagcagctgagcagcccttaggttcagttttctttctgagggAGCTTGAACATGGCTTTCAGTGGCAGACAGTAGAGACACACCCTTCTCTCATCCCAAG GTATTCACATACTGCACATGTGCATGATGGAAAACTTCTGCTTGTTGGTGGAGTGTGGTTTCACTCATCCTCTGTGCCAGGCATCACTGTTCTTGACTTAATGACTGGTCTCTGCTTGGACTATACGATTAATGTG GCAGCATGTGTGCATCTGGCTGACCTTGCAGCATTTTCCTGA
- the LOC102058812 gene encoding tRNA wybutosine-synthesizing protein 4 isoform X4 — translation MGRGRPGGPCPAAVQGTSGSSALSKCSAAARGYIQDRFLPLLVGRRRRRRAPLVHRGYYIRARAVDHCVQDFLLKTQRYPRTQILSLGAGFDSLYFRLKDVGLLHHTVVYEVDFLNVACQKAALIKRTKELSALVGDTGGEGLGVITFSGEDYKLLGVDLSELSELERALEEAGLDKEIPTLFIAEVVLTYMENSRSDALIQWAAEHFSQACFLLYEQMHPEDPFGRVMQQHFSQLNSTLHSLSKHPDCEAQRRRFLEKGWTECSVMDMNTFFTCCTPEDEQQRLQALEPFDEYEEWHLKCSHYFVLTASKGVEPSWTPLLSNMTVPHHEGPVRMAGSITAAVCAMHSEVSGLRRYGHHSVLIKPNVVLTTGGFGEEDGQHCRMRNFHVLIKHAGYWKAGCVKKKNPDKKWDERLYHTVSCLSNSLALVVGGRTSPASAGLGMLWLNFPETYNASDLGDITVDLLSVQPAAEPAALRWRHSTTEVMFKGEKYLFLYGGRSAMEPVLGDWYFLHTQELSCTVIPVEGPVPESRHSHSACSWKGGVLIAGGLGAAEQPLGSVFFLRELEHGFQWQTVETHPSLIPRYSHTAHVHDGKLLLVGGVWFHSSSVPGITVLDLMTGLCLDYTINVVIEL, via the exons ATGGGCcgcgggcggccgggcggccCGTGCCCCGCTGCC GTGCAGGGCACCAGCGGCAGCAGCGCCCTCAGCAAGTGctcggcggcggcgcggggctaCATCCAGGACCGGTTCCTGCCCCTCCTGgtggggcggcggcggcggcggcgggccccgCTTGTCCACCG GGGTTACTACATCCGTGCCCGTGCTGTAGATCACTGTGTTCAAGACTTTCTGCTGAAGACCCAGAGGTACCCTAGGACACAg ATCCTGTCTTTAGGTGCTGGCTTTGACTCCTTATACTTCCGTTTGAAGGACGTAGGTCTTCTGCATCACACTGTGGTATACGAGGTGGATTTCCTGAACGTGGCATGCCAAAAAGCTGCTCTGATCAAAAGAACGAAAGAGTTGTCAGCACTGGTGGGAGATACCGGAGGGGAAGGATTAG GAGTCATTACCTTTTCTGGAGAGGATTATAAATTACTGGGAGTGGATTTATCAGAGCTGTCTGAGCTGGAGAGAGCCCTGGAGGAAGCAGGACTGGACAAGGAAATTCCCACCctcttcatagcagaggtgGTGCTCACCTACATGGAAAACAGCAG GTCAGATGCCTTGATTCAGTGGGCAGCAGAGCATTTCTCTCAGGCATGCTTTCTGCTGTATGAGCAGATGCACCCAGAGGACCCTTTTGGACGTGTCATGCAGCAGCATTTTAGCCAGCTGAACTCTACACTTCATTCTTTGTCAAAGCACCCTGATTGTGAGGCACAGCGGAGGCGCTTTTTGGAAAAG GGTTGGACTGAGTGCAGTGTCATGGATATGAATACGTTTTTCACCTGTTGTACTCCAGAAGATGAGCAGCAAAGAttgcaggctctggagccttttgATGAATATGAG GAATGGCATCTCAAATGTTCCCATTACTTTGTCTTGACTGCGTCAAAGGGGGTGGAACCTTCCTGGACACCATTGTTATCCAATATGACAG TTCCTCATCATGAGGGTCCTGTCAGGATGGCTGGGAGTATCACTGCAGCAGTGTGTGCAATGCACTCTGAAGTTTCTGGCCTGAGACGTTACGGTCACCACTCTGTTCTTATAAAACCCAATGTGGTTCTCACCACTGGAGGCTTTGGGGAGGAGGATGGACAGCACTGCCGTATGAGAAATTTTCATGTGCTAATTAAGCATGCAGGCTACTGGAAAGCTGGCTGcgtgaaaaagaaaaaccctgaTAAAAAATGGG ATGAGCGGTTGTACCATACTGTGTCGTGTCTCTCGAACAGCCTGGCCCTGGTAGTAGGAGGACGAACATCCCCAGCGAGTGCAGGCTTGGGAATGTTGTGGCTAAATTTCCCTGAAACCTATAATGCCTCTGACCTAGGTGATATTACAGTGGACCTTTTAAgtgtgcagcctgctgctgaacCAGCTGCTTTGCGTTGGAGACACAGTACAACTGAAGTAATGTTCAAAG GTGAGAAGTATCTGTTTCTGTATGGTGGCCGCTCTGCTATGGAGCCTGTGCTAGGTGATTGGTATTTCCTGCACACTCAAGAACTTTCCTGCACTGTG ATTCCTGTTGAGGGTCCAGTACCAGAAAGCCGTCACTCTCACAgtgcctgcagctggaaggGAGGAGTGCTAATTGCAGGAGgtctgggagcagctgagcagcccttaggttcagttttctttctgagggAGCTTGAACATGGCTTTCAGTGGCAGACAGTAGAGACACACCCTTCTCTCATCCCAAG GTATTCACATACTGCACATGTGCATGATGGAAAACTTCTGCTTGTTGGTGGAGTGTGGTTTCACTCATCCTCTGTGCCAGGCATCACTGTTCTTGACTTAATGACTGGTCTCTGCTTGGACTATACGATTAATGTG GTGATTGAACTCTGA